One stretch of Lucilia cuprina isolate Lc7/37 chromosome 6, ASM2204524v1, whole genome shotgun sequence DNA includes these proteins:
- the LOC111681933 gene encoding ubiquitin carboxyl-terminal hydrolase 31, with amino-acid sequence MSPLLVNTIKGIYSNKSYAATTANGHTISSTTDRVPPISGYQWPSDQTPGVMGLKNHGNTCFMNAVLQCLSHTDILAEYFVLDQYKADLKRRNKINSRKFGTKGELTEQLANVLKALWTCKNESDHSTSFKAVVDRYGSQFRSSTQHDAQEFLFWLLDKVHEDLNTATKRRYKSVKVS; translated from the exons ATGTCTCCCTTGTTAGTCAATACAATAAAAGGTATTTAC TCTAATAAATCTTATGCCGCAACTACAGCTAATGGTCATACAATATCATCGACTACAGATCGTGTGCCTCCCATTAGTGGTTATCAGTGGCCAAGTGATCAAACGCCTGGTGTAATGGGTTTAAAAAATCATGGTAACACTTGTTTCATGAATGCCGTCTTACAGTGTCTCAGTCATACCGATATTTTGgcagaatattttgttttggatCAATACAAG gCTGATTTAAAGCGTCGCAATAAGATAAATTCACGAAAATTTGGTACAAAAGGTGAATTAACCGAACAGTTGGCTAATGTTCTAAAAGCTTTGTGGACTTGTAAGAATGAAAGTGATCATAGCACCAGCTTTAAg GCTGTTGTTGATCGTTATGGTTCACAATTTCGCAGTTCAACGCAACACGATGCTCAAGAATTTCTATTTTGGCTTTTGGATAAAGTTCACGAGGATTTAAAT
- the LOC124420663 gene encoding ubiquitin carboxyl-terminal hydrolase 31 — protein MQNNYGRPDEIIAAETLANHIRCNNSFVQAVFQAQFRSSLTCPRCKKQSNTFDPFHCISVQLPQLTQQTIFVTVVYLTQQPRQVRMGLTVTAGSPIMALREQLHKDTGIPNERMVLVDLQKEGFMRVFYDTQPVNTLQGIETIYCIEVPLEKDAKVEGTTATTSQSNVNKPQSADLLVLVANVKKNKVENAESTEKKELISIERFGAPFCLQIPRDCSYSELQKKLLREMSSLLKPEVFSYATPLSEMFQIRLQDPSADPDTFIEQVEHPLLTEMIDLALSVLSAEAGPTHVKLLLEWPEPEAYFCDLSDQVVEHESVPRLLANKTNDTAALTLEQCLEHYTKAETLSAEDAWRCPHCQEYLPVVKTLGLWSLPDILVVHFKRFRQHHGKGANAAKLTTMVNFPLHSFDMSPHLARGVNETNTSGNALTADSAAFNRPSPWRRSKPGDSRSSTLSSRDNRETRYDLYAVCYHQGDTLETGHYTAACKNPYDRQWYKFDDQRVSKVSSESLPDEIVNNEAYMLFYQRRTSENAECSGSSSNSSDHWISRIAPPVSVPVAAASTSTACSSTVVVHNSEENVKNETITVKTPTTIEEIEPEVKPLETKEIIKEIQTKEENAQTKKDEDIQKPIAANSAQTTNTETNLDALEKLLDYADADVLHDEADDLEAKLEQLEIIENEEHSTEIFTMDEDCKLEEEVVECKDNSKALLTNQTATTTNGEDKELIAKTPLTTTDEVDNNNDKEKTPSSTASSSSSSLSSQSPAPSSLAVSKDAANNLQNKFNGFLQSHNTTTTANEKEHLLSSSLKSNSSSIIGSALAGHFSTYRQPWHGSRSSVSAVENAMQPSTTVAAQHPSLHLRHSFSTASNYRLRECGDTLSSVLRNSVNTCSKDTLIFLDQHQQHHHHAAHHHHRHHQHHSLMEDDDDSNFMGSRSLWISPVTPHKLITVSPKN, from the exons ATGCAA AACAACTATGGCCGTCCAGATGAGATAATAGCCGCCGAAACCTTGGCCAATCATATACGTTGTAATAATTCCTTTGTACAGGCGGTATTTCAAGCACAATTTCGTTCATCGTTGACCTGCCCTCGCTGTAAAAAACAATCTAACACCTTCGATCCATTCCATTGTATATCGGTGCAATTACCCCAATTAACGCAACAGACAATCTTTGTTACTGTAGTTTATTTAACACAGCAACCACGACAAGTACGCATGGGTCTGACAGTCACTGCCGGTTCACCCATAATGGCCCTACGAGAGCAATTGCACAAGGATACGGGTATACCAAATGAACGTATGGTATTGGTTGATTTGCAAAAGGAGGGTTTTATGCGTGTCTTTTACGATACACAGCCAGTGAATACTTTACAAGGTATTGAAACGATATATTGTATAGAAGTACCATTGGAAAAGGATGCTAAAGTGGAGGGTACTACAGCAACAACTTCACAATCAAATGTAAATAAACCACAATCTGCCGATTTATTGGTGCTGGTGgcaaatgttaagaaaaataaagtagAGAATGCGGAAAGCACAGAGAAAAAGGAGTTAATCTCCATAGAACGTTTTGGTGCTccattttgtttacaaataccCAGAGATTGTTCTTATTCTGAGTTGCAAAAGAAATTGTTAAGAGAAATGTCATCTCTACTAAAGCCAGAAGTCTTTTCCTATGCCACCCCTTTGAGTGAAATGTTTCAAATACGTTTACAAGATCCCTCAGCAGATCCAGATACTTTTATAGAACAAGTAGAACATCCTTTACTAACCGAAATGATAGATTTGGCATTGTCGGTGTTATCGGCCGAAGCTGGACCCACACATGTAAAGCTGCTGCTGGAGTGGCCAGAGCCAGAGGCTTATTTTTGTGATCTTTCCGATCAAGTGGTGGAACATGAAAGTGTACCACGTCTATTGGCTAATAAGACAAATGATACAGCAGCCTTGACTTTGGAACAGTGTCTGGAACATTATACCAAAGCTGAAACTTTGAGTGCTGAAGATGCCTGGCGTTGTCCACATTGCCAGGAATACTTACCGGTTGTGAAAACTTTAGGCTTATGGTCTCTACCCGATATATTGGTCGTGCACTTTAAACGTTTTCGCCAACATCATGGCAAAGGTGCCAATGCCGCTAAATTGACCACCATGGTTAATTTTCCTTTACATTCGTTTGATATGTCTCCCCACTTGGCCAGAGGAGTAAATGAAACAAATACTAGCGGCAATGCGTTAACAGCAGATAGTGCCGCCTTCAACCGTCCCAGTCCATGGCGTAGATCAAAGCCTGGTGATTCACGTTCTTCCACTTTAAGTTCTCGTGACAATCGTGAGACGCGCTATGATTTATATGCCGTCTGTTATCATCAGGGTGATACTTTGGAAACGGGTCATTACACTGCCGCCTGCAAGAATCCCTACGATCGTCAATGGTATAAATTTGATGATCAGCGTGTTTCCAAAGTCTCTAGTGAATCTTTGCCCGATGAAATCGTTAATAATGAGGCTTATATGTTGTTTTATCAACGTAGAACTTCGGAAAATGCTGAATGTTCTGGCTCGAGCTCAAATTCTAGTGATCATTGGATATCACGCATAGCGCCACCTGTGTCAGTGCCGGTAGCAGCAGCTTCCACCTCCACCGCCTGCTCCTCAACGGTTGTGGTACATAATTCAGaggaaaatgtgaaaaatgagACTATCACTGTTAAAACACCAACAACTATAGAAGAAATTGAGCCAGAGGTTAAGCCATTAGAAACGAAAGAAATAATTAAGGAAATCCAAACTAAAGAGGAAAATG CTCAAACTAAAAAGGACGAAGATATACAAAAACCTATTGCTGCAAATAGTGCTCAAACTACTAACACCGAAACTAATTTAGATGCTTTAGAGAAACTTTTAGATTATGCCGATGCTGACGTTTTACATGATGAAGCTGACGATTTAGAGGCAAAGTTAGAACAATTggaaattatagaaaatgaGGAACATAGCACTGAAATTTTTACCATGGATGAGGATTGTAAACTAGAGGAAGAAGTAGTGGAGTGTAAAGATAACAGTAAAGCTTTACTAACAAACCAAACAGCAACGACTACAAATGGCGAGGACAAAGAACTAATAGCTAAAACACCCTTAACGACAACTGACGAAGTGgataataataatgacaaaGAGAAAACACCTTCTTCCACAGCCTCATCCTCCTCTTCGTCACTATCTTCGCAATCACCAGCGCCCAGTTCTCTGGCTGTCTCTAAAGATGCCgccaataatttacaaaataaattcaatgGTTTTCTTCAATCCCATAATACTACAACAACAGCGAATGAAAAGGAACATTTACTATCTTCCAGCCTTAAAAGTAATAGTAGCAGTATTATAGGTTCTGCTTTAGCAGGACACTTTTCCACTTATCGCCAACCTTGGCATGGCAGTCGCTCAAGTGTTTCGGCTGTGGAAAATGCCATGCAACCCTCTACGACAGTAGCAGCACAACATCCTTCTCTTCATCTAAGACATTCCTTTTCTACGGCTTCCAATTATCGTTTGCGGGAGTGTGGTGATACCTTATCTTCGGTATTAAGAAATTCCGTTAATACCTGCAGTAAagatactttaatatttttagatcagcatcaacaacatcatcaccaTGCtgcccatcatcatcatcgtcatcaccaACATCATAGTTTAATGGAGGATGATGATGATTCTAATTTTATGGGTAGTCGTTCATTATGG